From the genome of Procambarus clarkii isolate CNS0578487 chromosome 66, FALCON_Pclarkii_2.0, whole genome shotgun sequence:
CAGAAACATGAACGGAAAACAGAGAGACACGGAGAAGACAATGGagcataaaacaaacaaaaaacaagcaaaaaaagcaaaacgcacacacatacatacaagtaaacacaaacacacaccagtgAACTAGGTCAACAATATTTCTTAGGAAACAGACGCTTAGGATATTTCTGACAGTACGCATGCCACACATCCCAGGCATCCTGCGACGGGGGCACACCCGCATCCCAGCGACGGGGGCACACCCGCATCCGAGCGCCGCATCGATCGACGGGGGCACACCCGCATCCGAGCGACGGGGGCACACCCGCATCCGAGCGACGGGGGCACACCCGCATCCCAGCGACGGGGGCACACCCGCATCCGAGCGACGGGGGCACACCCGCATCCGAGCGACGGGGGCACACCCGCATCCGAGCGACGGGGGCACACCCGCATCCGAGCGACGGGGGCACACCCGCATCCGAGCGACGGGGGCACACCCGCATCCGAGCGACGGGGGCACACCCGCATCCGAGCGACGGGGGCACACCCGCATCCGAGCGACGGGGGCACACCCGCATCCGAGCGACGTGGACGACGCATATACTGCGGAATCTCGACAACGACACCTCCAATCAGGAGCGGCGGTACATCCCGCAGCACAGGTTCATACAGCGCCGAGACTCCCCGGCCGGTGTCCTTTTTCAGCAAGAGAACTAAACCACGATCCACACCAGGGGTCACAGCAGGTGCAACAACCTCCCAATTCGGAGAACCGGCACACGGAGGCGCAGGGGGGCACAGTGGAGCAACACCCGAAACGCAGGCAGGAACAGGCACcacggtgccatgggcacaatcagtaaacactgtataaacatcagagatccacggttgttcaacacccttccagcgagcataagaaatattgccggaacaaccgtggacatcttcaagaggaaactagattgtttcctgcaaggaataccggaccaaccgggctgtggtgggtatgtgggcctgcgggccgctccaagcaacagcctggtggaccaaactgtcacaagtcaagcctggcctcgggccgggcttggggagtagaacaactcccagaaccccatcaagcaggtatcaacaccATCCCCACCTGTCTCCTTCACAGGTCCGGCCAACATCACCACATCCTCGTGGTCCACACCCACACCGGCCGGAGACCCCACAGAGGCCACGTCGCTCACACAGTCCACCACATCCTGGGAAACTGACCCGGGACAGCGGCGCGCCCGCTTCTGCAAAGGGGGTACATCATCACAACTCACAGGGTCGGCAGGCTCAAGCGTCCAAACTCACAGGGTCGGCAGGCTCCGGCCCCGGGGGTGGCAGGCTCCGGCCCCGGGGGTGGCAGGCTcaggccccgggggtggcagGCTCCGGCCCCGGGGGTGGCAGGCTcaggccccgggggtggcagGCTCCGGCCCCGGGGGTGGCAGGCTCCGGCCCCGGGGGTGGCAGGCTCCGGCCCCGGGGGTGGCAGGCTCCGGCCCCGGGGGTGGCAGGCTCCGGCCCCGGGGGTGGCAGGCTCCGGCCCCGGGGGTGGCAGGCCCTCCAAAATAGAAGAATCTGCGTCCCCGGGAGTCGGGACCACATCCGCAGGCAAGGGCGGCACATGGACTTCCACTGGGACATCCTCCACACGCAGTGAGGGCGACGGCCCGACACTCGCACACTCTGGCGCAACAACTACCTCTGGGGCCACAGCAGTTAACAGACTGGACGTACAAGGCGTAGTATCCGCCCCAACAggtggagcagcagacaggcacctCAGGCACCTCAGACACAGCACTCACTCCATCCTCAGAAGCGTCCGAAGTCAACAGGGGTGGAAAGAAGACCTCACAAAAAATATGCGCCCTGCCAGTTGCTCCCACGTGGcacgctgcagccagatgacccacattaccacacctgtaacaggtgcgcGGCTGTCACAGAtacaggcagcggagcgtgtaacccaacacggacacagATGACAGAACACTACTCTTCAGAGACatggtcagggtgcgggagccgtcaagcatcccAGCACAGTGCCCCGCAAGTACCTTGGTCCAACGAATGCTTAGCACAGTACCAAACCGTCCAAACACTGCAGTTAGGAGGTCGTCGTTAAACTCGAAGGGGGCACCACTCACCGACACATACGTCAAGGCGACGCTGAGGTTCACCACCTTAACAGAACCGGAggcatcagggagagggtaaacacgcccctcacaccgccccagaaacgcctgaaaggctccTGATGGCGAAACTTGACAACAGCGCGGTTCCCCtgcagcagctggatgcccaccaattCCGACAACTGCACATGTAGAACATCCACCAGGGCAACACCAACCAACATGTGGTCCACAGGCACCGTaaaagccaggggccagattcacgaagcagttacgcaagtacttacgaacctgtacatcttttctcaatctttggcggctttgtttgcaattattaaacagttaatgagctcggaagcaccaggaggctgtttataacaataacaacagatgattgggaagtttcatgcttgtaaactgtttaataaatgtaaccaaagtcgtcaaagattgaggaaagatgtacacgttcgtaagagcttgcgtaactacttcgtgaatctggcccctgaccagCCGACGAGGTCCTCTTCAATGGAAGCCGGTAAGTCCTTATGTCTCCAACAGACGTACCACGCCCACCCGGGGGACAACACCCCCCACAGCCGTCACGGACACCCTCCTCACACAGCCACTAGGTTGGAACTGGCGAGCGCTACGAACGACACGTCTGCACCCAACAACTGCCGACGAGCCAATCCATTTGTTAAACGAGTTGTCGAGTCGTATTCCGGGGTAAATaaaaaacgctatgcgtgctagtagcTTCACaacaatgtaagaactcttgtatatatatgtataaaaagaAGAGTACGACAACAATTAATGCAGCTTTGGTATTGTGCACTTTCCAATAAACTGAGGGGTAAATTAATGGTTTTCTTTCCCTGACTGTACTAGGAGACAGGACCCACAGAGACCACATGTACTAGGAGACTGTACCCACAGAGACCACATGTACTAGGAGACTGTACCCACAGAGACCACATGTACTAGGAGACTGTACCCACAGAGACCACATTTACTAGGAGACTGTACCCACAGAGACCACATATACTAGGAGACTGTACCCACAGAGACCACATGTACTAGGAGACTGTACCCACAGAGACCACATGTACTAGGAGACAGGAGCCACAGAGACCACATGTACTAGGAGACTGTACCCACAGAGACCACATGAACTAGGAGACAGGAGCCACAGAGACCACATGTACTAGGAGACTGTACCCACAGAGACCACATGTACTAGGAGACTGTACCCACAGAGACCACATGTACTAGGAGACTGTACCCACAGAGACCACATGTACTAGGAGACTGTACCCACAGAGACCACATGTACTAGGAGACTGTACCCACAGAGACCACATGTACTAGGAGACTATACCCACAGAGACCACATGTACTAGGAGACTGTACCCACAGAGACCACATGTACTAGGAGACTGTACCCACAGAGACCACATGTACTAGGAGACTGTACCCACAGAGACCACATGTACTAGGAGACAGGAGCCACAGAGACCACATGTACTAGGAGACAGGAGCCATAGAGACCACATGTACTAGGAGACTGTACCCACATGTACTAGGAGACAGGAGCCATAGAGACCACATGTACTAGGAGACTGTACCCACATGTACTAGGAGACAGGAGCCATTGAGACCACATGTACTAGGAGACTGTACCCACCTGTACTAGGAGACAGGAGCCACAGAGACCACATGTACTAGGACACATGACCCCACAGAGCCCACATGTACTAGGAGACAGGAGCCACAGAGACCTTCCCTACCCCCAGCTGGACCCATAATTATATACGCCATGTATCCTTTACTACCAGGCTTACCATAACATGTTGTGTACGACGGTATTTCCACCGTGTTAATCCTGCCAGGGGTGACGCTTCTAATTTGTTTTTGGAGCAGGAATGTGCAGATTATTAATTTTTTAATCTTTTGAATATTTTGTCGAAAAGAATAGTTGTTTTTGATAATTGTGAGTTGGCTTTTGAAAAATGGAAAAATGGACTTGACAACGACAAGCCTTTTAATCCTAATGATCGTTTTTGGAAGGTGAGCGATAGTTTGTGAGGGAAGAAGGAAGGAAATCATTTGTAGAATCGATGTTGTTTTCTGGTGACTTGTATAAGTCAAACAACATGGCAGGTAAATGTAGTTACTTCATACAGGCGAGGTAACAAGGTGGCCACACAGCGGATGGACATGACGTGACAACTGTATTAACTTGGCTGATGGCCACATTGTTGGCCAGTCATTTGGTGATTGCCTCCGAGGCTTCCATAAGGGCGTccagaacaacccgtcctcttacatataacgtcgcttttcgcccgtatgcgcgaaatggccaaaaatggacgtaatttgaaattaaatcggcTCATAAAAgtaatgtactgtcccgttttctgtttgagtcctctggcttactcggcaagttaggagaggaaactttcaattaacgttttttataacgttttgaaacttgaaGAGAATTTcctgctctcctaacctaccagaggacccttaacttgctgttttggaaaaaaaatccaaatttattttaatttttttcattttcaaattacgttaaTTTTCggtcatacgggcaaacggccaaattcagacgtaatttgtaagggaACAGGTTGCCCAGAGAGCGAGGCCCAATCATATGCCAGCCCGTTCTCTAGAATGGCCACTCCATAAACAATCCAATCTCCTTACCTAGCCAGAcacatacgaacccaagcaacccacccaaCCTACTGAGTCTCATGCACTGAAAACCGAGATGTTTGTTAGCTTTTGCTTGTTAGAGTAAGATGCTTTTGTAATGTTGGTTACTGTAACTTAAACAAGGCGATCTACTAGTTGAGAAGATGGGTTGATTGTGACATTACTtccaatgggagccggtcggccgagcggacagcacgctggacttgtgatcctgtggtcctgggtttgatcccaggcgccggcgagaaacaacgggcagagtttctttcaccctatgcccctgttacctagcaataaactaggtacctgggtgttagtcagctgtcacgggctgcttcctgggggtggaggcctggtcaaggaccgggccgcggggacactaaaaagccccgaaatcatctcaagatagttaTAGGACTATAGTACTTTGCTCGCTGCTCTCTCCTTTCTTCACCCtactttctctcattctctcacctcTATTTCTCTcattccctcctcccctctcaccctcctaaCCTCATTTTTATTTCTCACCCTGCCGAGCGCTTTCTCCCTCGCTCATTTCCCATCTCTCCCCCTACTCATCCCTCTTCCTTCGAAACTCCTTCCCTTCCATTTCCCCTTCCTCAATTCCCTGTCACACTGGGCAAAGCAATACCCCGGGATTCCTTCCCAGATGATGCGCCCCGCCCTTCCTTAAAGTATTAATTACCTTCAGACAGTTATGCATAAATTATTaacattataaatataatttgaaAAGGAATTTGGATCCCAGGTCTTTGCAGCGCGAGGTCGAGGTCGATCCACTCTGCCAAGAGACCTCAGGTGTACACCATGGCAGCATGGGGCCCCTAGAATCGTGGGGCCCCTGGGCCCAGTGTGCCCATATCTGCAGACTGCACTAGACTtaccttctcttccttcctcccaCAACAACACTTACATTGTGGCACAATACCAACCTTCAGGTCTACACTTGTCAACTGAACTGAGAGTTTCTAGACCCACTTCTTCTCACCCGTTTCGCCCacaccctctctcttctctcccccccagctcgtcctccaaacaaagatccaaaggtgattccatgcacccgcaaaaccccctatttatgaatgaaaagtggtttacacacgactcacaattgctgacgttcgaacatatccggaacaagtgtttcactgacgaattttgttcgaatcacaacgctataaatgcttcacccacgtactacaaatacaaataatccccaatagaacctaaacacgtaacctaacctaacatatgcctatatatgtacaatatgccaatatattataatattaatttatatttgagaaaattcccgttttgaaagaacggcatgtaaaaatttatgaatgcgtctgtggggtcgaccgctggatggaatggacttgagtcgaggacgggttacgTGTTCCAGTCTACTATTATTGTTTGCATTCTAGCTAAAGAAAtacagaagggagggaggagtgggagggggtgagtgtgtgaggggacggagtgaggagaggtgtgtgtgggagggaagggagggagggaggagagagtgggtgggaacacaccaacccgttctcgcactttcgtacagtcaatattgacttattaaataagtgcatatgtgacatactaatttattgtgaatattttagtttaccttgaaaagcttcatagaaaacaccgaccttacctaaccttcttagtatgttaagataagcagcttattgcttcttaattacaattcttaacctatacttataataggttaagtaagaaCACACAGTTGATCAGATTTCAGTGACATCATTATATTACTATTGAGTGTGACGTCGgtggcccgggggggggggggtgatcataCAGTGGACACTGCATACTAGTGACCCCGAGCGTCACAATGTGGTCAACGTCAGAATTCGACATCTTGATGTCCCATAACATCAGTGTGTTGGTTGTGGCAGCGTCACAAAACCCGGCCGCCCGCACCAGGCCGCCCGCACCAGGCCGCCCGCAGCAGGCCGCCCGCACCAGGCCGCCCGCACCAGGCCGCCCGCAGCAGGCCGCCCGCACCAGGCCGCCCGCACCAGGCCGCCCGCACCAGGCCGCCCGCACCAGGCCGCCCGCACCAGGCCGCCCGCACCAGGCCGCCCGCACCAGGCCGCCCGCACCAGGCCGCCCGCACCAGGCCGCCCGGGATAATTAAAAAAAGTTACCGGCCTGACTTGGATTTTAGTGAGCTTGAGCGTTCAAGACGACGGACACCATTTGTAAAGCAATCTTACTCCTTTACGTGTGTGTGCTCTCAGCTTTCACAGGTTGGAGGAAGGAAAGATGGCTCTTATAGAACACcgcattattaatcttcacacggAACTGGTTACCAAAGCTGACTTCAAACTTTGAAGTtggtgtctggggctggtctGGAGGTCGGTGTCTGGGGCTGGTCTGGAGGTCGGTGTCTGGGGCTGGTCTGGAGGTCGGTGTCTGGGGCTGGTCTGGAGGTCGGTGTCTGGGGCTGGTCTGGAGGTCGGTGTCTGGGGCTGGTCTGGAGATCGGTGTCTGGGGCTGGTCTGGAGGTCGGTGTCTGGGGCTGGTCTTGTGGTCGGTGTCTGGGGCTGGTCTTGTGGTCGGTGTCTGGGGCTGGTCTTGTGGTCGGTGTCTGGGGCTGGTCTGGAGGTCGGTGTCTGGGGCTTGTCTGGAGGTCGGTGTCTGGGGCTGGTCTTGTGGTCGGTGTCTGGGGCTGGTCTTGTGGTCGGTGTCTGGGGCTGGTCTTGTGGTCGGTGTCTGGGGCTGGTCTGGAGGTCGGTGTCTGGGGCTGGTCTGGAGGTCGGTGTCTGGGGCTGGTCTTGTGGTCGGTGTCTGGGGCTGGTCTTGTGGTCGGTGTCTGGGGCTGGTCTGGAGGTCGGTGTCTGGGGCTGGTCTGGAGATCGGTGTCTGGAGCTGGTCTGGAGGTCGGTGTCTGGGGCTGGTCTTGTGGTCGGTGTCTGGGGCTGGTCTTGTGGTCGGTGTCTGGGGCTGGTCTTGTGGTCGGTGTCTGGGGCTGGTCTTGTGGTCGGTGTCTGGAGCTGGTCTTGTGGTCGGTGTCTGGGGCTGGTCTTGTGGTCGGTGTCTGGGGCTGGTCTTGTGGACGGTGTCTGGAGCTGGTCTTGTGGTCGGTGTCTGGGGCTGGTCTTGTGGTCGGTGTCTGGGGCTGGTCTTGTGGTCGGTGTCTGGGGCTGGTCTGGAGGTCGGTGTCTGGGGCTGGTCTTGTGGTCGGTGTCTGGGGCTGGTCTTGTGGTCGGTGTCTGGGGCTGGTCTGGAGATCGGTGTCTGGGGCTGGTCTGGAGGTCGGTGTCTGGGGCTGGTCTTGTGGTCGGTGTCTGGGGCTGGTCTTGTGGTCGGTGTCTGGGGCTGGTCTTGTGGTCGGTGTCTGGGGCTGGTCTTGTGGTCGGTGTCTGGGGCTGGTCTTGTGGTCGGTGTCTGGGGCTGGTCTGGAGGTCGGTGTCTGGGGCTGGTCTGGAGGTCGGTGTCTGGGGCTGGTCTTGTGGTCGGTGTCTGGGGCTGGTCTTGTGGTCGGTGTCTGGGGCTGGTCTGGAGGTCGGTGTCTGGGGCTGGTCTGGAGATCGGTGTCTGGGGCTGGTCTGGAGGTCGGTGTCTGGGGCTGGTCTTGTGGTCGGTGTCTGGGGCTGGTCTTGTGGTCGGTGTCTGGGGCTGGTCTTGTGGTCGGTGTCTGGGGCTGGTCTTGTGGTCGGTGTCTGGAGCTGGTCTTGTGGTCGGTGTCTGGAGCTGGTCTTGTGGTCGGTGTCTGGGGCTGGTCTTGTGGTCGGTGTCTGGGGCTGGTCTTGTGGTCGGTGTCTGGGGCTGGTCTTGTGGTCGGTGTCTGGGGCTGGTCTTATGGTCGGTGTCTGGGGCTGGTCTTGTGGTCGGTGTCTGGGGCTGGTCTTGTGGTCGGTGTCTGGGGTTGGTCTGGAGGTCGGTGTCTGGGGCTGGTCTTGTGGTCGGTGTCTGGAGCTGGTCTTGTGGTCGGTGTCTGGGGCTGGTCTTATGGTCGGTGTCTGGGGCTGGTCTTGTGGTCGGTGTCTGGGGCTGGTCTTGTGGTCGGTGTCTGGGGTTGGTCTGGAGGTCGGTGTCTGGGGCTGGTCTTGTGGTCGGTGTCTGGAGCTCGTCTTGTGGTCGGGGTCTGGAGCTCGTCTTGTGGTCGGGGTCTGGGGCTGGTCTTGTGGTCGGTGTCTGGGGCTGGTCTTGTGGTCGGTGTCTGGGGTTGGTCTTGTGGTCGGTGTCTGGGGTTGGTCTTGTGGTCGGTGTCTGGGGTTGGTCTTGTGGTCGGTGTCTGGGGCTGGTCTTGTGGTCGGTGTCTGGGGCTGGTCTTGTGGTCGGTGTCTGGGGCTGGTCTGGAGGTCGGTGTCTGGGGCTGGTCTGGAGGTCGGTGTCTGGGGCTGGTCTGGAGGTCGGTGTCTGGGGCTGGTCTGGAGGTCGGTGTCTGGGGCTGGTCTTGTGGTCGGTGTCTGGGGCTGGTCTTGTGGTCGGTGTCTGGGGCTGGTCTTGTGGTCGGTGTCTGGAGCTGGTCTTGTGGTCGGGGTCTGGGGCTGGTCTTGTGGTCGGTGTCTGGGGCTGGTCTTGTGGTCGGTGTCTGGGGCTGGTCTGGAGGTCGGTGTCTGGGGCTCGTCTTGTGGTCGGGGTCTGGGGCTGGTCTTGTGGTCGGTGTCTGGGGCTGGTCTTGTGGTCGGTGTCTGGGGCTGGTCTTGTGGTCGGTGTCTGGGGCTGGTCTGGTGGTCGGTGTCTGGGGCTGGTCTTGTGGTCGGTGTCTGGGGCTGGTCTTCAGCCAGtaagtgtatttatatatatacaaaatcatTCTTGTAAGCTTATTCCAGGTTATGGAAATAACTTTCTATAAATTAAACAAAAGCTTGCTTTATCAAGTGAATTCAACTGGATTAATCATGTCAGTTTGCCAGCATCCGCTTGCAATGAAAGGCAGCTGTGTGGCTTGAAGGAATAAATGAACCCGTCTTGTGATAAAACATGTAGAAAATATGTAAGAGATTTTGACCAAATATGTAATTTTGGCCAAAATTATAGTCCACAGTTTAAGGCTTACTACTGACAGTTGACAAAATGGTTGGTAAAACTTACGAGAGGGAAAGAAACTCAACATATCTTAGACCTGAGCTAACTTGAGATTAACTTAATTTCCTAAGCGTAATATATTACATAACTGTACTAAGTTTAGCCTAGAGTTGGTTTGGTTTTTCTCCTCGTGATGTGACCTATAGTTTCCGCAGCATCATTTTGGCTGGCAATACCACATTGAACACTGTAACCTTTGCCAGGTTCTGTACGTGTGCTCTTAGTCACAAAAGGTTTAGCTCCTCTATTCTTATCTCATAAATCATTCCTCTCGCCTCTGGAACTAGTGTTATGGCTGATCTCTGGGCTTTCTCCAGCTTCGATTTGTGCTTAACGAGATAAGGACTGTATGATGGTTACACACattgatcacactaacgtgatgcatcaaatgaacaaatccacaaggaactGTAgaacttttaaccctgtcgtagctcagtcgattaaggcagtgtctgggatgctcccggacgcaggttcgaatcctcgtcacggcccttgtggatttgttcactgtaTGATGGTGCTGCATCATCCAAAACTAATCAGATTCATGTGCTTCACGAGGGCCCAAATAACTCTTACGTACGGATATGAAGGGCAGGTCTTATGCTGGCCATCCTTGCATGTGCCGCTGGAGATATTATGTGGGCATGTGATGACATGCTTCGTGTTAACTCCAGGACTTTCTTTCGTTTCAATTCCAGGATGATTTTCTTCCCCATTTGGAACCTTGTGTCCGGCATCTTATTTCTAGCTTCcagcttcattactttgcatttggaCGATTTAAACGTTAGTAGCCACTAGTTGGACCATGCTTTCAGATTATCCTTGTCTTCCTATAGTTTATTACAATTTTCCATGATATATATTGTCTTCAGAAACTTTTAATCATCTGAAAGCattgggaagaatcgagtcttcTTCCTCTGGTAAGTCATACACGTAGATCAAGAAGAGTGTTGGTTCCAGTACTGGCCCTTGCGGGACGTCTGGAGGTCGGTGTCTGGGGCTGGTCTGGAGGTCGGTGTCTGGGGCTGGTCTGGAGGTCGGTGTCTGGGGCTGGTCTGGAGGTCGGTGTCTGGGGCTGGTCTGGAGttgcatctcgccactctgagcgCCTTTACCTCAGGTTGAGGATCTTCCTTATCTACTGTAGCACCTTCACTAGCACTATTGCCTGTTCCTCTGTCTTGTGCAATAGTCTCCTGCGGGGCACCGTTTCGACGGCTTTCTGACAAAACAGAAAAATTATATCAGCCCaccattctttatcttgtctgatCTGTGTTAGAAGGTCACAGAACTCTCTATTAAGTTTGTGAGGCAGGGTTTGCTTCAGGTGGTGGTGTTATAAAGGCACTTCTTGATATTCAAGTAAAGGTCAATAACTTGTAGCTAAAAGTTTCCTGCTACAGCTACACTCTCCTATATATTGGTACTATACTCTATGTATTACATAGTTCTGATGTTTACATTGACTCGTATGTAAAATAACTGGCCAGCACAGAGGTTCCGCTCCTTctcttagtatccatggtgaaatcCTGTCTGGTCCCACCACCCTAGTTGCGTTCAGAGTCTGCAGGTACCGTCTTACTTCATCTCTGGTTATGTCAAAGTCCTCCAGAAATGCTTGGTTTGATTCCATCCCATTCAGATCAGGAACCACCTCACCCTCCATTGTGAAGACTAACTGGAATCTCCCGTTGAGTTCCTCACCCACTTCCCTGTCATTATAAATGCAACCTGTACTACAAAATTATATTACCTATAGCGACTGTGAAATATACAAAATATGGACTGTTTCgaccatatatttattttatatattttataaagggCCTGAGATTGAAGACAATTTCCAAACCTTACTTTTTCAAGCCATGTACGTATATGTGCTAAAATAGACCTAAACAGCTTTTATTAGCCCTAAGATTAATTGTTTAGGTtactgttataaagtatgattttTTTGTTGTGCTTGTTACAGTCCATATTTTGCACGTTCTGTCAAGTGTCGCTAAATGTATCAATAATTCTGGAGGAGAGATTAGAAAATGAGTTCTCTCACATCCTGTGTCAGCGCCTGTTCTTTGACTGTTGCTTCCGCTCGAGACGCAAGTGTAGACTCCGTATTGCACGGAGGTGTGGTGGCAGGTGGAAGGTGGCAGGTGGTCGGTGGCATGTGGTCGGTGGCAGGTGGCATGTGGTCGGTGGCAGGTGGAAGGTGGCAGGTGGCATGTGGTCGGTGGCAGGTGGCATGTGGTCGGTGGCAGGTGGTCGGTGGCAGGTGGCATGTGGTCGGTGGCAGGTGGTCGGTGGCAGGTGGCAGGTGGTCGGTGGCAGGTGGAATGTGGTCGGTGGCAGGTGGTCGGTGGCAGGTGGAATGTGGTCGCTTTAGATGTCCTTTCAAATTTATTTTTACATTCTCTAAAAAATCTATTAAATCTATAAAAACAAAATGCCTATTGAGTTTTATCCacggccttatatatatatatatatatatatatatatatatatatatatatatatatatatatatatatatatatatatatatatatatatatgccttagACAGAAAGAGATCCCAACACATCCTTCGTGTTAAGTTTTAAATATGGTTTTAAATCATTTCATTAATTAAATTTGTAATGAGCTTGAATTTTATGTAATGTAAGATAAGCAATTCCATATTGGCTCATTGTCAATTCCGAGATAGTGACCACTCTTCACAACTTACGGTATAGTCAAGCAGCTTCAATATTTGTAAATGTTTAAGTCATTAAAGATAATTTACACGGGTAGTTAAGGCAATTTGCCCAAGATAATAAATTAGCGTGACTCTGGAACAAGTTGAGCAGGTCGGTGT
Proteins encoded in this window:
- the LOC138355229 gene encoding skin secretory protein xP2-like — its product is MPHIPGILRRGHTRIPATGAHPHPSAASIDGGTPASERRGHTRIRATGAHPHPSDGGTPASERRGHTRIRATGAHPHPSDGGTPASERRGHTRIRATGAHPHPSDGGTPASERRGHTRIRATGAHPHPSDVDDAYTAESRQRHLQSGAAVHPAAQVHTAPRLPGRCPFSARELNHDPHQGSQQVQQPPNSENRHTEAQGGTVEQHPKRRQEQAPRCHGHNQ
- the LOC123769333 gene encoding uncharacterized protein; translated protein: MKLEARNKMPDTRFQMGKKIILELKRKKVLELTRSMSSHAHIISPAAHARMASIRPALHIHQPQTPTTRPAPDTDHQTSPRHRPQDQPQTPTTRPAPDTDHKTSPRPRPQDEPQTPTSRPAPDTDHKTSPRHRPQDQPQTPTTRPAPDTDHKTSPRHRPQDQPQTPTTRPAPDTDLQTSPRHRPPDQPQTPTSRPAPDTDLQTSPRHRPQDQPQTPTTRPAPDTDHKTNPRHRPQDQPQTPTTRPTPDTDHKTSPRHRPQDQPQTPTTRRAPDPDHKTSSRHRPQDQPQTPTSRPTPDTDHKTSPRHRPQDQPQTPTIRPAPDTDHKTSSRHRPQDQPQTPTSRPTPDTDHKTSPRHRPQDQPQTPTIRPAPDTDHKTSPRHRPQDQPQTPTTRPAPDTDHKTSSRHRPQDQLQTPTTRPAPDTDHKTSPRHRPQDQPQTPTTRPAPDTDLQTSPRHRSPDQPQTPTSRPAPDTDHKTSPRHRPQDQPQTPTSRPAPDTDLQTSPRHRPQDQPQTPTTRPAPDTDHKTSPRHRPQDQPQTPTTRPAPDTDLQTSPRHRSPDQPQTPTTRPAPDTDHKTSPRHRPPDQPQTPTTRPAPDTDHKTSPRHRPQDQLQTPSTRPAPDTDHKTSPRHRPQDQLQTPTTRPAPDTDHKTSPRHRPQDQPQTPTTRPAPDTDLQTSSRHRSPDQPQTPTSRPAPDTDHKTSPRHRPQDQPQTPTSRPAPDTDLQTSPRHRPQDQPQTPTTRPAPDTDHKTSPRHRPPDKPQTPTSRPAPDTDHKTSPRHRPQDQPQTPTTRPAPDTDLQTSPRHRSPDQPQTPTSRPAPDTDLQTSPRHRPPDQPQTPTSRPAPDTDLQTSPRHQLQSLKSALVTSSV
- the LOC138355230 gene encoding uncharacterized protein — encoded protein: MHLIDFLENVKINLKGHLKRPHSTCHRPPATDHIPPATDHLPPATDHLPPTTCHLPPTTCHRPHATCHRPHATCHLPPATDHMPPATDHMPPTTCHLPPATTPPCNTESTLASRAEATVKEQALTQDVAFIMTGKWVRNSTGDSKSRRNGAPQETIAQDRGTGNSASEGATVDKEDPQPEVKALRVARCNSRPAPDTDLQTSPRHRPPDQPQTPTSRPAPDTDLQTSRKGQYWNQHSS